TGTCCCTATAATAAGAGTTTAAGACCTATAGAGGCTACCATTTATTATCCTTTAATATCCACCTCATCAGTTAGTTTGAACATTAATAACTGTTCACTTAGTGCATTGTAAATAgagttttcttgtttttcccCGAGCAGTACAATATAGAGATCGATTGCACTGATGAATATTGTCTTGCTTACAGGACTTCAACTCCAAAGAACGAATTGACAGATAGACAGTAATTCCTTGGATAAGATCTGAACTACATATCTTGCAATGCTGTCAAAGAGTTGTACCTGATCGTCAAGAAAGTCTGTACTCTTATAGCAAACTCTCATGCCATTTGATAGAATCAATTCAGTAGCTCCAATATTTGAATATTCACATTGCTGCACAATATTCCTGAAACAATAATTTAAGGAGGTTAAGAGTAAATGACCACAGTATACGCAAAACAGTATAGTAGAAATTACAAGTTATTAACCAGTGCCGAGAAGTTAAGGTCCACCATTACCCTGGATTAGGTTTTCTGCTAACAATTTCTTCCGGAATATGTTCTTCATCCCATGGAGAAATGTTCCTTTCTTCCTCAAGAGCACTAACTTTAGATACAACATTTTTCAGATCATCTACTATTGCAGAAGCTCGTGGTTCAATTGTCTTAATGACACAGCTGCATGATGTTTGTAACTTATCAGCAAATTTCGATATCTCTGCAGCTGTTATATCTACAAGGATAATAGTTTCAATGAGGAGAGCAATGTATTGCCATATAGTTGTTAAATCTATACAGTTAGATATGCAAGTACTCACAAGGTAGAAGGGTCTTCTGGAGTTGAGCCTCATACTCCATCCCAATAACAGGCTCGTTTCGGAGAAAATGCTGACAGAGAAAAATCAAGGTGAATGACTTCCCAAAGTCCTTAAAtatcaataaaaaaagaaaccaGAATTCAGAAATATAAATACCTGTAAATATTCATCTCGCAAGCTAGTTGACTGCATTTGATCGCGTTCCAAATATGCAGATTCGATCTCTGACATCAGTAACGCTCGAACTATAGAAACTTCACGTTCTGAAAACCCATGCAGCCGTACCCTTGCAACCTGAAACATTAGGTGTTAAAATAGTTGGTTTAACATTGAACAAAATCAAGTAACTTTTTTGTAATGGATGAGAAACATGCCTCGATTAGCATTGACTCTAGGGCCTGAATCGTTCCtttttgtttacaagatgaagTTATCATATAAGCCTTCAAAGGATTAACCAGAACATCCGCAGAAGTTGAGCATGAGAAAAATGGTGGATCTTTTCTACGGGCTATTTTAAAGAACCGCTGGTTTAGAGCATAAAGGAACATTGATTCCGCCAGTAAATCCCTGTAGTCCCTCACAGTATTCAGCTCACCAGCTGGAGTCTTATAACTAATAATCACTGCAGACTACAAAAGAACCATTTTAATATGTAAACTACATATATTACTTGCATTATGAAAtgattaattgattaattatatcTATTCGATTAGTTATGGCTGATGTGAacatgaaccaacacaaacaATAATAAGATTTATTCCTGTACTAACCCCAGTTGCCTCAGATTCATTGAAACATGAATAACGTGGCTCTTCATGAGATGGAACTTGATATGTTGGTATAAGTGGACGCTCAGGTGCAGAACTTTTAAGCCCAAATTGATTCTTTATCAACTCAACTACActctgaaatgaaaagactGCGTTAAGACTTCTTGACTAAAGAGTAAAGACTGATTattattcaaatgagaaaatGAACAAGTCACCGTTGATCTGACCTCAGTATTAGGGAAATCTCCAACAGCTATCACTGCCATATTGCTTAAATGATACCACTTCTGATAAAATTGCTTCACAGTCTCAGGAGAAACAGTACGAATCACCTTTTCTAATCCAATTGGCAGACGCTCAGCATACTGCAATCAAGATACAGTTAGAAGACTAAGATAAGTTCAGTAGAAATTGTAAAACGAATACCAAAAGCTTTCACCTATAATGATAGTCATCCTCGCACAATATAGCAATCTTAAAGAACTTCACTTCACCTATTACTAGGTTTGCAAAATACTTTTGTGTTTAGACAAAGTTCAGAAACTTGAGTAAAACTAATTCCAGTTGCAACCTTAAATCACTAAAAAGTTGCATGGTGCATTGCGCCATGATAGCACTAAAGTTCAACTGAAACCAAATCTATAAGCAGAATATGGTGAAGTATATGTGATAATTGCAAGCATGGCCAATGATGAAATTAAAATCTCTTTTACAAAGTGCTTAATAAAAAAGTAGTTTGATAGTAGCAGTACCTTAGAACCGGCCATCATCAAAAGCCAATGTGCATCCTGCATCCTTCCTGTAGCGTTTCGATTCCCTCTGTACTCTTCCAGAACAGcacctctttctctttctaaaTCGTCTTTTGAGACACGAATCTGCACTGTCCACGTGGTTAAACGCAAGTAAAAATTGCTGACGGTTACTGGACAAGGTAAAAATAGCTACAATACCTCAGAACTGAATTCCGCCAAGACAGAGATCGCCTCAGATAGTAGTTCAAGCTTGTCAACGGGAACAAATAACTCATAAATAGTGTCATCAGCCGATGTCACCGCATTCTGGCAAGCCCCAAATTCTGCCCCAACACTCTCAAGAAATTTGACGATATCATGATTTGTATACTTCTGAGTTGCACTGAAAGCAAGATGCTCAACAATGTGGGCAACTCCTCGTTCGTCCTCCTCTTCCAAAACAGACCTGCCACAATCCcaataacataaaaaaatcTCAATACATTCCAGCATACatacataaaaccaaaatctTTCTCTGTTAAGCCACTGCATTGCTCACTTCTAGTATCTATGATCAAAACCTCACTTGCTTCTCTTCTGGGTCAATCACATTATCACTAATTCAACACCAAAACACACATACAACACCACCCCACATCCACATTACCAACAGAACTTAAACCAATGCCAACTACACCAACCTCAAAAGCCAAGACTCCACTAATCTtagcacaaaaacacaactAACCCAAACAACACCAATAAAGAAACAACTAAACATAACCaatacaacaaaaacaaaaccaaattcaATCCAGTTATGAACAAAAGCAGCACAGACATCATTACATACCCAACTTTAACACCAAGAGCGAGAGCTGCTCTCATCTTGGGCTTCGAATTGCAACGAACATAGTAAGACAAACCATTCTCAAGCTTCCCATAGTCAACTCCGACCGGCTTGTCACCCAGAACTTGGTCCATATCAACATTCACCAGCTTCAGTGACCTGAACCCGGTTTTCTTAACCATATTTAACGAACTCTCCCCCGGAAGCAAATCCATCCCTCCCTTTTTTGCCTCCGATTtcagttttcttctttctaATTAGTTTCCACTTTCCACTATGATTGCTGCACCTTAAAGTCAGTGCTTTATGGGCCTCAAAGCCCAAATATGTGAACTTTGGGGTGTGTATGTTTATAAAGCTTGGGCCTTTTCCGGGTCTCTGGTTTCAAACTCTCCTCTTTTTTCAGCTCTGAACACTAAAACCCCAGTTACAGAGAGAGTCTTAAAGATTGAAGCTTTTCCCACATTTGGGTAGCTAAAGATTAAACCTTTTTGCTGCTAAAACCATGGTCGTCTTAAACTCTTGTTCACTTTTTGTTCATAGTTCAAGCATTCCCTTATCCTTGTTTTCCCGCCAGAAACACTGCTTGCCGCCGCTTGGGGCCGCCGGAGGTCAGCTGAAGACGAGTTCATTGGTTGCTAAAGTGGGTGGGGACTTGAGTTTTGATACCCAGAAAGAGAGTGAAGGAGAAGATGGAGGCTTTGGTGGGTTTTCAAGTAGGAGTGGGTTTGTGGGGAGAGGAGAAGGGAAGGAGTTTGATAGAGACCCTGAGTTTGCTGAAATCATGGGTGCTTGTCTTGATGACCCACAAAAGGCTAGGTCCAAGGTGAGTcctttttttgggtttgtCTGTGAATTTGAGCTTTCTTATTTTGGTAATGGTGTGTTGGTTTGTGATTTGAGGAGTTTTTGTGTGTGAGTTTGAAAGGGTTTGACATGATTGCAGATGGAGGAGCGGTTGAGGAAGAAAAGGAACAAGATATTGCATACGAAATCTGGGTCAGGGGACCCTATGAGAGTTGTATTCAATGAGTAAGTTCAGATGATGTAGGAGGAGAAAGCAATTTGTTCTTCTGATTGGTAGTTCAGTTTCTAGCTTGTACCTACTTTGATGTTTAACATAAGCAGATGGCATAATGGCTTTGCCGTTTTTGAATTACTCTGCAGAATGTTGTGGGCTTGTTCATAAACCAATCGATTTGAGCTTTCAGTTGCAGGATTGTGTGTTTGTGATCCTAATCATAATTGCTATGCCTATAGTGAAATATGTTATACGTTTAACAAGGCATGCCTAGAACTAATTTCTACCAATACATTTTGATTGTTCATATATTGTTTTTTCAAGCTATAAGTCTTGTATGATCAATATCTGCTATAACAATGAAGATCATCAAGGCATCTCTTTTATTGACTGTTTCTTGGCTGCTGGCTCTATCAGCTTTGGTTTCTCAAATTCATACATATGGCTGGAGTTCTACAACACTCCATTGGAACAAGATGTGTCCTTAATCTCAGATGTAAGGAACGTATTTCAACTTGATAATATATCCCACCGGGGATGGTAATGAAGTAATATAGTTGATTTGGTTTGTGTCCAGACTATTCGATCATGGCACATCATTGGACGCTTGGGTGGATGCAATTCCATGAATATGCAAGTGAGATTTGAATCCATCTTTAAAATTTCAGTAAAAGTCTCTCATAGTAGCTGGTAACGCATGCATATATCGTTTCTTGCTTGAAAAGGAAATTGCAAGTTTTTTGGCCCCTTTGGGCTCACCCACTTAACT
This genomic interval from Argentina anserina chromosome 1, drPotAnse1.1, whole genome shotgun sequence contains the following:
- the LOC126805126 gene encoding zinc protease PQQL-like isoform X1; this encodes MDLLPGESSLNMVKKTGFRSLKLVNVDMDQVLGDKPVGVDYGKLENGLSYYVRCNSKPKMRAALALGVKVGSVLEEEDERGVAHIVEHLAFSATQKYTNHDIVKFLESVGAEFGACQNAVTSADDTIYELFVPVDKLELLSEAISVLAEFSSEIRVSKDDLERERGAVLEEYRGNRNATGRMQDAHWLLMMAGSKYAERLPIGLEKVIRTVSPETVKQFYQKWYHLSNMAVIAVGDFPNTESVVELIKNQFGLKSSAPERPLIPTYQVPSHEEPRYSCFNESEATGSAVIISYKTPAGELNTVRDYRDLLAESMFLYALNQRFFKIARRKDPPFFSCSTSADVLVNPLKAYMITSSCKQKGTIQALESMLIEVARVRLHGFSEREVSIVRALLMSEIESAYLERDQMQSTSLRDEYLQHFLRNEPVIGMEYEAQLQKTLLPYITAAEISKFADKLQTSCSCVIKTIEPRASAIVDDLKNVVSKVSALEEERNISPWDEEHIPEEIVSRKPNPGNIVQQCEYSNIGATELILSNGMRVCYKSTDFLDDQVIFTGFSYGGLSELAESEYFSCSMGPTIAGEIGVYGYRPSVLMDMLAGKRAEVSTKLGAYTRTFAGDCSPSDLETALQLVYQLFTTNVTPGEEDVKIVMQMAEEMVRNQDRDPYTAFANRVKELNYGNSYFFRPTRLRDLKKVDPMKACEYFNKCFKDPSTFSMVIVGNIDASIALPLILQYLGGIPKPPEPLMQYNRDDLTGLPFTFPRTIIREVVRSPMVEEQCSVQLCFPVELNNGTMVEDIHVVGFLSKLLETKIMQVLRFKHGQIYTVGVSVFLGGNKPSRTANVRGDISINFSCDPEISSKLVDLTLDEILRLQEEGPSAEDVSTILEIEQRTHENGIQENYYWLERILHSYQSRIYSGDVGTCFETQEEGRLKVRQSLTPETAQLALRNIIPYPCKEQYTVVILMPRTSPFKLLDSFFRSTTSFGRDAKILAGIAGLAILGLSLWRRSRSVH
- the LOC126795041 gene encoding uncharacterized protein LOC126795041 → MVVLNSCSLFVHSSSIPLSLFSRQKHCLPPLGAAGGQLKTSSLVAKVGGDLSFDTQKESEGEDGGFGGFSSRSGFVGRGEGKEFDRDPEFAEIMGACLDDPQKARSKMEERLRKKRNKILHTKSGSGDPMRVVFNDFGFSNSYIWLEFYNTPLEQDVSLISDTIRSWHIIGRLGGCNSMNMQLSQSPLDKRPSYDPIQGANVTPTTFYNIGDLEIQDNLGRVWVDIGTKEPLILDVLINALTQISSDFVGIKQVVFGGTEFEHWKENMTSEEAGYTVHKI